One region of Salvelinus namaycush isolate Seneca chromosome 3, SaNama_1.0, whole genome shotgun sequence genomic DNA includes:
- the LOC120038875 gene encoding sphingosine 1-phosphate receptor 1-like, whose translation MEASHAAYAAVAAPTVVPMTPSAGYLLRMFHEYQSNAVIREHYNYTGKLKENKYKDGLKPEAIAFLLICLLIVLENAVVLLAIWRNKKFHLPMYYLLGSLTLSDLLAGFTYMVNIVTSGANTLNMTPVLWFLREGGVFITLAASVISLLAIAIERHVTMVRMKPYQGAKRGRMFALIGASWVLSVFLGVLPVLGWNCMGRLDQCSTVLPLFAKSYILFFITVFTAVLLAIVVLYVRIFHTVKSNTKHLGSGPQRKGLARKSQKYMALLKTVTIVLGVFIVCWLPLFILLLLDFCCPARSCQVLFKADYFLGIAMFNSLLNPIIYTLTSKDMRRAILRLLCQRCLLTKDGQVKKIGVPFLECSTSKTEAPSHRLEGLEITVSSANFTPSTIKAIYPRMSKT comes from the coding sequence ATGGAAGCATCGCATGCCGCTTACGCTGCTGTTGCTGCCCCCACTGTGGTTCCCATGACCCCCTCGGCAGGGTACCTGCTCCGGATGTTCCACGAGTACCAGAGCAATGCTGTCATCAGAGAACACTACAACTACACAGGCAAACTGAAGGAGAACAAGTACAAGGATGGACTAAAGCCAGAGGCCATAGCCTTCCTGCTGATCTGCTTGCTCATAGTGCTGGAGAATGCTGTGGTGCTGTTAGCTATCTGGAGGAATAAAAAATTCCATCTGCCCATGTACTATCTGTTAGGCAGCCTAACACTCTCAGACCTGCTAGCAGGCTTCACCTACATGGTGAACATTGTGACTTCAGGGGCCAACACGTTAAATATGACCCCTGTGCTGTGGTTCCTGAGGGAGGGGGGGGTCTTCATAACGCTGGCCGCCTCCGTCATCAGCCTCCTGGCCATCGCCATTGAGCGCCACGTCACCATGGTGAGGATGAAGCCCTACCAGGGGGCCAAGCGAGGCCGGATGTTTGCCCTGATCGGGGCCAGCTGGGTTCTGTCAGTGTTCCTGGGGGTGCTGCCCGTCCTGGGCTGGAACTGTATGGGCCGTCTGGACCAGTGCTCCACCGTCCTGCCGCTCTTCGCCAAAAGCTACATCCTCTTCTTCATCACCGTGTTCACCGCTGTGCTGCTGGCCATCGTGGTGCTTTATGTGCGCATTTTCCACACTGTCAAGTCCAACACAAAGCACCTGGGCTCTGGCCCGCAGCGCAAAGGCCTGGCCCGCAAGTCCCAGAAGTACATGGCCCTGCTGAAGACTGTCACCATCGTGCTGGGCGTCTTCATCGTCTGCTGGCTgcctctcttcatcctcctcctgctGGACTTCTGCTGCCCGGCACGGAGCTGCCAGGTGCTCTTCAAGGCGGACTACTTCCTGGGCATCGCCATGTTCAACTCGCTCCTCAATCCCATCATCTATACACTGACCAGTAAGGACATGAGGAGGGCCATCCTGAGGCTGCTGTGTCAACGCTGCCTCCTCACCAAGGATGGCCAGGTGAAGAAGATAGGTGTGCCCTTCCTAGAGTGCAGTACCAGTAAGACTGAGGCGCCCTCCCATAGGCTGGAGGGCCTGGAGATCACAGTCTCCTCTGCCAACTTCACCCCTTCCACTATTAAAGCCATCTACCCCAGGATGTCAAAGACATGA